In Salinarimonas sp., a genomic segment contains:
- a CDS encoding IS256 family transposase → MTGEKGKSVTLDVQALLSRDEDYLPRMVQAIVEATLEAEMTAVLNAEKSERTEGRRGYRAGYYTRSLVTRVGTLELRVPQDRHGLFSTQLFERYQRSEKALVGALAQMYVQGVSTRKVKAITEELCGHSFSASAISAINKRMDAELEAFARRPLTEAYPYLILDARYEKVREIGIQSRAVLVAIGIDGEGRRNVLGVELANRESRSSWRDFLLGLKARGLSGVEFVVSDDHEGLKRAVTETLTDAAWQRCYVHFLRNALDHVPRKHDDDCLQELRWFYDRRDLAEVRQDLARWLNKWQDKYPKLTQWVEDNVEETLTFYRLPRQHHKHLKSTNMLERFNQEIKRRTTVVRIFPDDAACLRLVRALAVEIHENWLEGTRYLNMSHLAEHKKEQMRQLDRAEAA, encoded by the coding sequence ATGACCGGAGAGAAGGGTAAGTCCGTCACGTTGGATGTCCAGGCGCTGCTGTCGCGGGACGAGGATTATCTGCCGCGGATGGTTCAAGCGATCGTGGAGGCGACGCTGGAGGCGGAGATGACGGCGGTGCTGAACGCGGAGAAGAGCGAGCGGACGGAGGGGCGCCGGGGCTACCGTGCGGGCTACTACACGCGCTCGCTGGTGACGCGGGTCGGGACGCTGGAGCTGCGGGTGCCGCAGGATCGGCACGGGCTGTTCTCGACGCAGCTGTTCGAGCGCTACCAGCGCTCGGAGAAGGCGCTGGTGGGCGCGCTGGCGCAGATGTACGTGCAGGGGGTCTCGACGCGCAAGGTCAAGGCGATCACCGAGGAGCTGTGCGGACACTCCTTCTCGGCCTCGGCGATCAGCGCGATCAACAAGCGTATGGACGCGGAGCTGGAGGCGTTCGCGCGCCGGCCGCTGACGGAGGCCTATCCCTACCTGATCCTGGACGCGCGCTACGAGAAGGTCCGCGAGATCGGGATCCAGAGCCGGGCCGTGCTGGTCGCGATCGGGATCGACGGGGAGGGGCGGCGCAACGTGCTGGGCGTCGAGCTCGCCAACCGGGAGAGCCGCTCGAGCTGGCGGGACTTCCTGCTCGGGCTGAAGGCGCGGGGGCTGTCGGGCGTGGAGTTCGTGGTCTCGGACGATCACGAGGGGCTCAAGCGCGCGGTGACGGAGACGCTCACCGACGCGGCCTGGCAACGCTGCTACGTGCACTTCCTGCGTAACGCTCTCGACCACGTGCCGCGCAAGCACGACGACGACTGCCTGCAGGAGCTGCGCTGGTTCTACGACCGGCGCGACCTCGCCGAGGTCCGCCAGGATCTCGCCCGCTGGCTGAACAAGTGGCAGGACAAGTACCCGAAGCTGACGCAGTGGGTCGAGGACAACGTCGAGGAGACGCTGACCTTCTACCGGCTGCCGCGCCAGCACCATAAGCATCTGAAGTCCACGAACATGCTCGAGCGCTTCAACCAGGAGATCAAGCGCCGCACGACGGTGGTGCGCATCTTCCCCGACGACGCGGCCTGCCTGCGCCTCGTCCGCGCGCTGGCGGTCGAGATCCACGAAAACTGGCTGGAGGGCACGCGCTACCTCAACATGAGCCACCTGGCCGAGCACAAGAAGGAACAGATGCGGCAGCTGGACCGCGCAGAAGCCGCCTAA
- a CDS encoding ABC transporter ATP-binding protein, with amino-acid sequence MNVASKDPVLTVRGLTVAFETNDGLIEAVRGVDFDVARGETVAIVGESGSGKSQSMMAAMGLLASNGRAAGSALYRGRDLLAMRERELNEVRGDKITMIFQEPMTSLDPLYRIGRQLAEPMIHHRGLSKKEAREKAIALLDRVGIPDPRRRIDSYPHELSGGQRQRVMIAMALSNDPDLLIADEPTTALDVTVQAQILTLLADLQRERGMAIVFITHDLGIVRRFADRVYVMRRGEVVESGGAQVVFANPQHPYTRMLIEAEPTGEKLPPNPDAPVALSGDRVRVQFEIGGGFLKGPPHVLKAVDDVSVRLQEGQTIGIVGESGSGKSTLGRALLRLLPSEGRVVFMGRDVSAATKADMRPLRKQLQLVFQDPFGSLSPRMTVGQIITEGLLVHEPGLPGKERDRRAVEALREVGLDPAMRNRYPHEFSGGQRQRIAIARAVILKPRVIVLDEPTSALDRSVQKQIVELLRDIQERYGLAYLFISHDLAVVRAMSDYVVVMKSGQVVEEGPTELIFERPRSDYTRSLMDAAFSTANFHEAARRVAQGG; translated from the coding sequence ATGAACGTCGCGAGCAAGGACCCGGTCCTCACGGTGCGCGGCCTCACGGTCGCGTTCGAGACCAACGACGGGCTGATCGAGGCCGTGCGCGGCGTCGATTTCGACGTCGCCCGCGGCGAGACGGTGGCGATCGTCGGCGAATCGGGCTCTGGCAAGAGCCAGTCGATGATGGCGGCCATGGGCCTCCTCGCCTCGAACGGCCGCGCCGCGGGCTCGGCGCTCTATCGCGGGCGGGACCTCCTCGCCATGCGCGAGCGCGAGCTGAACGAGGTGCGCGGCGACAAGATCACCATGATCTTCCAGGAGCCGATGACCTCGCTCGATCCGCTCTACCGGATCGGGCGCCAGCTGGCCGAGCCGATGATCCACCATCGCGGGCTCTCGAAGAAGGAGGCCCGCGAGAAGGCGATCGCGCTCCTCGACCGCGTCGGCATCCCCGACCCGCGGCGGCGGATCGATTCCTACCCGCACGAGCTCTCCGGCGGCCAGCGCCAGCGCGTGATGATCGCGATGGCGCTCTCCAACGATCCGGACCTCCTCATCGCCGACGAGCCGACGACGGCGCTCGACGTCACCGTCCAGGCGCAGATCCTGACGCTGCTCGCCGACCTCCAGCGCGAGCGCGGCATGGCGATCGTGTTCATCACCCACGATCTCGGCATCGTGCGGCGCTTCGCCGACCGGGTCTACGTCATGCGCCGCGGCGAGGTGGTGGAAAGCGGGGGCGCGCAGGTGGTGTTCGCGAACCCGCAGCACCCCTACACGAGGATGCTGATCGAGGCCGAGCCCACCGGCGAGAAGCTCCCCCCGAACCCCGACGCGCCGGTGGCGCTCTCGGGCGACCGGGTGCGGGTGCAGTTCGAGATCGGCGGCGGCTTCCTGAAGGGCCCGCCGCACGTGCTGAAGGCGGTCGACGACGTCTCGGTGCGCCTCCAGGAGGGCCAGACGATCGGGATCGTCGGCGAATCCGGCTCGGGCAAGTCGACGCTCGGGCGCGCGCTGCTTCGGCTCCTGCCGAGCGAGGGCCGCGTCGTCTTCATGGGCCGGGACGTCTCGGCGGCGACGAAGGCCGACATGCGGCCCCTGCGAAAGCAGCTCCAGCTCGTCTTCCAGGACCCGTTCGGCTCGCTCTCGCCGCGCATGACGGTGGGCCAGATCATCACGGAAGGCCTCCTCGTCCACGAGCCCGGCCTCCCGGGCAAGGAGCGCGACCGGCGCGCCGTCGAGGCCCTGCGCGAGGTCGGCCTCGACCCGGCCATGCGCAACCGCTACCCGCACGAATTCTCCGGCGGCCAGCGCCAGCGCATCGCCATCGCCCGCGCGGTGATCCTGAAGCCCCGCGTGATCGTCCTCGACGAGCCGACCTCGGCGCTCGACCGCTCGGTGCAGAAGCAGATCGTCGAGCTCCTGCGCGACATCCAGGAGCGCTACGGCCTCGCCTACCTCTTCATCAGCCACGACCTCGCCGTGGTGCGCGCCATGTCGGACTACGTCGTGGTGATGAAGTCCGGACAGGTGGTGGAGGAAGGCCCGACCGAGCTGATCTTCGAGCGCCCCCGCAGCGACTACACGCGAAGCCTGATGGACGCGGCGTTCTCGACGGCGAATTTTCACGAAGCCGCACGGCGGGTCGCGCAGGGGGGATGA
- a CDS encoding ABC transporter permease subunit: MQMRLDPAASSDDLERQLEDSGPPRSLWGDAWIRLRKNRAAVASAIVLLFFAFVAIFGPALAPNPYDEVYPQYVRVPASLEPYPRAENIVPEFESALRRARVTIGEVTVEGETVSAPITSERGIDPRFTRYVDRSDLFANARLVDVSADETQAVMVADVNRLYFFFGTDANGRDLFSRTMIGVRISLSIGLLASLTALAIGVLYGATAGFLGGRIDAVMMRFVDILYSLPFIFFVILLVVFFGRNFILMFLAVGAIEWLDMARIVRGQTLSLKRQEFVQAAEALGVKNTGILRRHIVPNTLGPVVVYLTLLVPKVILLESFLSFLGLGVQEPLTSLGVLISEGAANMQSATWMLVFPALTLIAILFALNFLGDGLRDALDPRDR; this comes from the coding sequence ATGCAGATGCGCCTCGACCCCGCCGCCTCCTCCGACGATCTGGAACGCCAGCTCGAGGACAGCGGCCCGCCGCGCTCGCTCTGGGGCGACGCCTGGATCCGCCTGCGCAAGAACCGCGCCGCCGTGGCGAGCGCGATCGTGCTCCTGTTCTTCGCCTTCGTGGCGATCTTCGGCCCGGCCCTGGCGCCCAACCCCTACGACGAGGTCTACCCGCAATACGTCCGCGTCCCGGCGAGCCTGGAGCCCTATCCGCGAGCCGAGAACATCGTCCCCGAGTTCGAGAGCGCCCTGCGCCGCGCCCGGGTCACCATCGGCGAGGTCACGGTGGAGGGCGAGACCGTCTCCGCCCCGATCACCAGCGAGCGCGGCATCGACCCGCGCTTCACCCGCTACGTCGACCGCTCGGACCTGTTCGCCAACGCGCGTCTCGTCGACGTCTCCGCCGACGAGACGCAGGCGGTGATGGTGGCGGACGTGAACCGGCTGTACTTCTTCTTCGGCACCGACGCCAACGGCCGCGACCTGTTCTCGCGCACCATGATCGGCGTGCGCATCTCGCTGTCCATCGGGCTGCTCGCCTCGCTCACCGCGCTCGCCATCGGCGTGCTCTACGGGGCGACGGCGGGCTTCCTCGGCGGGCGGATCGACGCGGTGATGATGCGCTTCGTCGACATCCTCTACTCGCTGCCGTTCATCTTCTTCGTCATCCTGCTGGTGGTGTTCTTCGGGCGGAACTTCATCCTGATGTTCCTCGCGGTGGGCGCCATCGAATGGCTCGACATGGCCCGCATCGTGCGCGGGCAGACGCTCTCGCTGAAGCGCCAGGAATTCGTCCAGGCGGCGGAGGCGCTCGGCGTGAAGAACACCGGCATCCTGCGCCGGCACATCGTGCCGAACACGCTGGGACCCGTCGTCGTCTATCTCACGCTGCTCGTGCCGAAGGTGATCCTGCTCGAGAGCTTCCTCTCCTTCCTGGGGCTCGGCGTGCAGGAGCCGCTCACCTCGCTGGGCGTCTTGATCTCGGAGGGCGCCGCCAACATGCAGAGCGCCACCTGGATGCTCGTCTTCCCCGCGCTGACGCTGATCGCGATCCTGTTCGCGCTCAACTTCCTGGGCGACGGCCTGCGCGACGCGCTCGATCCGAGGGACCGCTGA
- a CDS encoding ABC transporter permease subunit: protein MIGFVLRRLAGAIPTIFIIVTVAFFMIRAAPGGPFDLERPIDPLIMQNINAAFNLDKPLWQQYVLYLGNVLQGDFGPSFTRRDFSVADLFRLGLPVSVQLGALALLLALLVGATLGVIAALRQNKGADYAVVGIATFGITIPNFVVAPVLSLLFGVWMGWLPAGGWGTPAHMVLPVVTLALPQIAIIARLTRGATIEALRSNHVRTARAYGLPTRVVVITHTLRAAILPVVSYLGPAAAALLTGSVVVETIFGIPGIGRYFVQGALARDYTLVMGTVIVIALFVVIFNLLVDIAYAVLDPRVRYES from the coding sequence ATGATCGGCTTCGTGCTCCGGCGCCTCGCCGGCGCCATCCCCACGATCTTCATCATCGTCACGGTCGCCTTCTTCATGATCCGCGCCGCGCCGGGCGGTCCGTTCGACCTCGAGCGGCCGATCGACCCGTTGATCATGCAGAACATCAACGCGGCCTTCAACTTGGACAAGCCGCTCTGGCAGCAATACGTGCTCTATCTGGGCAACGTGCTCCAGGGCGATTTCGGGCCGAGCTTCACCCGTCGCGACTTCTCGGTCGCCGACCTGTTCCGGCTGGGACTGCCCGTCTCGGTGCAGCTCGGGGCGCTGGCGCTGCTGCTGGCGCTCCTCGTCGGCGCGACGCTCGGCGTGATCGCGGCGCTGCGCCAGAACAAGGGTGCGGACTACGCGGTGGTGGGCATCGCCACCTTCGGCATCACCATCCCGAACTTCGTCGTGGCGCCGGTGCTCTCGCTGCTCTTCGGCGTCTGGATGGGCTGGCTGCCCGCTGGCGGCTGGGGCACGCCGGCGCACATGGTGCTGCCCGTCGTCACCCTGGCTCTGCCGCAGATCGCCATCATCGCCCGCCTCACCCGCGGCGCGACGATCGAGGCGCTTCGCTCGAACCACGTGCGCACGGCCCGCGCCTACGGCCTGCCGACGCGGGTCGTCGTGATCACCCACACGCTGCGCGCCGCGATCCTGCCCGTCGTGTCCTATCTCGGCCCCGCCGCGGCGGCTCTGCTGACGGGCTCGGTCGTGGTCGAGACCATCTTCGGCATACCCGGGATCGGCCGCTACTTCGTCCAGGGCGCGCTCGCGCGCGACTACACGCTGGTGATGGGCACCGTCATCGTCATCGCGCTCTTCGTCGTGATCTTCAACCTGCTCGTCGACATCGCCTATGCGGTGCTCGACCCGCGCGTGCGCTACGAGAGCTGA
- a CDS encoding peptide ABC transporter substrate-binding protein has translation MIKTMLKAGALSVALATALGVAGGPALAQEVVYNRGNDTDPSSLDQHKTSTVAEAHILRDLYEGLVVYDNEAEVVPGAAESWEVTEDGTVYTFKLREDARWSNGDPVTAQDFVFALRRIQDPATAAGYANILYPIANAEAINTGDMPKEELGARAIDDKTLEITLEQATPYFVELLTHQTGLPLHQASVEEHGDAFTRPENIVTNGAYTLESFVPNDRIVLRKNENFHDAENVQIDVVNYIPFEERATCVRRFEAGEVQSCSDLPSEQIDELRARLGDQVRVAPYLGTYYLPVKTTKDVLGDPRVREAMSLAIDRVFLAEEIWQGTMVPAYSLVPPGTNNYVETPPQLSYAEDDILDREDRAKELLAEAGIEEGELTVDLRYNTSENNRNTMTAVSEMLRNIGIETTITEMEGATYFNYLREDGEFDVARAGWIGDYNDPQNFLFLYESDNLGFNYPRWSNEEYDALMERAEQETDLQARAEILAEAERLFLENVPAIPILFYTSKALVSPNLEGWEDNIMNVHGTRFLSLQQ, from the coding sequence ATGATCAAGACCATGCTCAAGGCGGGCGCGCTGTCGGTCGCGCTGGCCACGGCTCTCGGCGTGGCGGGCGGCCCGGCCCTCGCCCAGGAGGTCGTCTACAACCGCGGCAACGACACCGACCCGTCGTCGCTCGACCAGCACAAGACCTCGACGGTCGCGGAAGCGCACATCCTGCGCGACCTGTACGAGGGACTGGTCGTGTACGACAACGAGGCCGAGGTGGTCCCCGGCGCCGCGGAGAGCTGGGAGGTGACGGAGGACGGCACGGTCTACACGTTCAAGCTGCGCGAGGACGCGCGCTGGTCGAACGGCGACCCCGTCACCGCGCAGGACTTCGTCTTCGCGTTGCGCCGCATCCAGGACCCGGCCACCGCCGCGGGCTACGCCAACATCCTCTACCCGATCGCGAACGCCGAGGCGATCAACACGGGCGACATGCCCAAGGAGGAGCTCGGCGCCCGGGCGATCGACGACAAGACGCTCGAGATCACGCTCGAGCAGGCGACGCCCTACTTCGTCGAGCTGCTCACGCACCAGACCGGCCTGCCGCTGCACCAGGCCTCGGTCGAGGAGCACGGGGACGCCTTCACCCGGCCCGAGAACATCGTCACCAACGGCGCCTACACGCTCGAATCCTTCGTCCCCAACGACCGGATCGTGCTGCGCAAGAACGAGAACTTCCACGACGCCGAGAACGTCCAGATCGACGTGGTCAACTACATCCCCTTCGAGGAGCGCGCCACCTGCGTGCGCCGCTTCGAGGCGGGCGAGGTGCAGTCCTGCTCCGACCTGCCCTCCGAGCAGATCGACGAGCTGCGCGCGCGCCTGGGCGACCAGGTCCGCGTCGCGCCCTATCTCGGCACCTACTACCTGCCGGTGAAGACCACCAAGGACGTGCTCGGCGATCCGCGCGTGCGCGAGGCGATGTCGCTCGCCATCGACCGCGTCTTCCTCGCCGAGGAGATCTGGCAGGGCACGATGGTGCCGGCCTACTCGCTGGTGCCGCCCGGCACCAACAACTACGTCGAGACCCCGCCGCAGCTCTCCTACGCCGAGGACGACATCCTCGACCGCGAGGACCGCGCCAAGGAGCTCCTCGCAGAGGCCGGCATCGAGGAGGGCGAGCTCACGGTGGACCTGCGCTACAACACCTCGGAGAACAACCGCAACACCATGACGGCGGTCTCCGAGATGCTGCGCAACATCGGCATCGAGACGACCATCACCGAGATGGAAGGCGCCACCTACTTCAACTACCTGCGCGAGGACGGCGAGTTCGACGTCGCCCGCGCCGGCTGGATCGGCGACTACAACGATCCGCAGAACTTCCTCTTCCTCTACGAGTCGGACAACCTCGGCTTCAACTATCCGCGCTGGTCGAACGAGGAGTACGACGCGCTGATGGAGCGGGCCGAGCAGGAGACCGATCTGCAGGCCCGCGCCGAGATCCTGGCCGAGGCCGAGCGGCTGTTCCTCGAGAACGTGCCGGCGATCCCGATCCTGTTCTACACGTCCAAGGCGCTCGTCTCCCCGAATCTCGAGGGCTGGGAGGACAACATCATGAACGTCCACGGAACGCGCTTCCTCTCGCTCCAGCAGTGA
- a CDS encoding O-methyltransferase, with product MSETAGEATWQDVDAYVEERLGIVDPALAMALAANREAGLPTIDVSPAHGRMLEIVARMVSARRVLEIGTLGGYSTICLARGLAEGGRVVTLEADPKHAEVARANLARAGLAERVEIRMGKALDTLPALEAEGAGPFDLVFADADKRSNPDYLAWAVRLGRPGTAIVIDNVIRDGRVLDAHTADADIAGTRALFDALAAERRLTATAVQTVGSKGYDGFVLAILGGGC from the coding sequence ATGTCCGAAACCGCAGGCGAAGCCACCTGGCAGGACGTCGACGCCTATGTCGAGGAGCGGCTCGGCATCGTCGACCCCGCGCTCGCCATGGCGCTTGCCGCGAACCGCGAGGCGGGGCTGCCGACCATCGACGTCTCGCCGGCGCACGGGCGGATGCTGGAGATCGTCGCGCGCATGGTGTCGGCGCGGCGCGTGCTGGAGATCGGGACGCTCGGCGGCTACTCCACCATCTGCCTCGCCCGCGGCCTCGCCGAGGGCGGGCGCGTCGTCACGCTGGAGGCGGACCCGAAGCATGCGGAGGTCGCGCGCGCGAACCTCGCCCGCGCCGGGCTCGCCGAGCGCGTGGAGATCCGGATGGGCAAGGCGCTCGACACCCTGCCGGCGCTCGAGGCCGAGGGCGCGGGACCGTTCGACCTCGTCTTCGCGGACGCCGACAAGCGCTCCAACCCCGACTATCTGGCCTGGGCCGTGCGGCTCGGGCGACCCGGGACGGCGATCGTCATCGACAACGTGATCCGCGACGGGCGGGTCCTCGACGCGCACACGGCCGACGCCGACATCGCGGGCACGCGCGCCCTGTTCGACGCGCTCGCCGCCGAGCGGCGGCTCACGGCCACCGCCGTGCAGACGGTGGGATCCAAGGGATACGACGGCTTCGTGCTGGCGATCCTCGGCGGAGGCTGCTAG
- a CDS encoding cation diffusion facilitator family transporter, protein MRLAVGSIVVGLTVLALKFAAFWLTGSVALYSDALESIVNVAAAVAALVAVRLSAMPADRNHPYGHHKAEYFSAVIEGVLIIVAALSIARAAYLAIVEPHDPAFTAEGIAINALASVINGAWAAVLIRQGRARRSPALSADGRHLLTDVVSSVGVLAGVILAAATGYVLLDPILALLVAVNILWSGWQLVKSSVGGLMDEAVAPEALEAIREIISRNADGALEAHDLRTRQAGRVTFIDFHLVVPGELSVLEAHAICDRIEAALRAEVGEATITIHVEPEDKAKHTGVLVL, encoded by the coding sequence ATGCGGCTGGCGGTCGGAAGCATCGTCGTCGGCCTGACCGTCCTGGCGCTGAAGTTCGCGGCCTTCTGGCTGACGGGTTCGGTCGCGCTCTATTCCGACGCGCTGGAGAGCATCGTCAACGTCGCCGCCGCGGTGGCGGCGCTCGTCGCCGTCCGGCTGTCCGCCATGCCGGCCGACCGGAACCACCCCTACGGCCACCACAAGGCGGAATACTTCTCCGCCGTGATCGAGGGCGTGCTGATCATCGTCGCGGCGCTCTCCATCGCGCGGGCGGCCTATCTCGCCATCGTCGAGCCGCACGATCCGGCCTTCACGGCGGAAGGCATCGCGATCAACGCGCTGGCGAGCGTGATCAACGGCGCCTGGGCGGCGGTGCTGATCCGTCAGGGCCGCGCCCGGCGCTCGCCGGCGCTCTCCGCCGACGGGCGGCATCTCCTCACCGACGTGGTCTCCTCGGTCGGCGTCCTCGCCGGCGTGATCCTCGCCGCGGCGACCGGCTACGTGCTGCTCGACCCGATCCTGGCCTTGCTGGTGGCCGTGAACATCCTCTGGTCCGGGTGGCAGCTGGTGAAATCCTCCGTCGGCGGGCTGATGGACGAGGCGGTCGCGCCGGAGGCGCTGGAGGCGATCCGCGAGATCATCTCGCGCAACGCCGACGGCGCGCTGGAGGCGCACGACCTGCGCACCCGTCAGGCGGGCCGCGTCACCTTCATCGACTTCCACCTCGTCGTGCCCGGCGAGCTCTCCGTGCTCGAGGCCCACGCCATCTGCGACCGCATCGAGGCGGCGCTCCGGGCCGAGGTGGGCGAGGCGACCATCACCATCCACGTCGAGCCGGAAGACAAGGCCAAGCACACGGGCGTTCTGGTTCTCTGA
- the lepA gene encoding translation elongation factor 4, whose translation MTAETLDNIRNFSIVAHIDHGKSTLADRLIQLTGTVTEREMQEQLLDSMDIERERGITIKAQTVRLEYPAKDGKTYILNLMDTPGHVDFAYEVSRSLKACEGSLLVVDASQGVEAQTLANVYQALDADHEIVPVLNKIDLPAAEPERVKEQIEDVIGLDASDAVPISAKTGLNIDLVLEAIVTRLPPPKGDRAAPLKAMLVDSWYDPYLGVIVLVRVMDGVLRKGMTVKMMGTDADYEVDRVGVFRPKMQPLDELGPGEVGFITAAIKEVADTRVGDTITETKRPTTEMLPGFKPAQPVVFCGLFPVDAADFEDLRAAMGRLRLNDASFSYEMESSAALGFGFRCGFLGLLHLEIIQERLEREFNLDLISTAPSVVYKLNLRDGETVELHNPADMPDVMKIESIEEPWIRATILTPDDHLGAVLKLCQDRRGIQIDLNYVGKRAMVVYDLPLNEVVFDFYDRLKSISRGYASFDYQITDYREGDLVKMSILVNAEPVDALSMLVHRTRAEARGRVMCEKLKDLIPQHLFQIPIQAAIGGKIIARETIRALRKDVTAKCYGGDVSRKRKLLDKQKEGKKKMRQFGRVEIPQEAFIAALKMDS comes from the coding sequence ATGACCGCTGAGACCCTCGACAACATCCGCAACTTCTCCATCGTCGCGCATATCGACCACGGCAAGTCGACGCTGGCGGACCGGCTGATCCAGCTGACCGGCACGGTGACCGAGCGCGAGATGCAGGAGCAGCTGCTCGACTCGATGGACATCGAGCGCGAGCGCGGGATCACGATCAAGGCGCAGACGGTGCGGCTGGAATACCCGGCCAAGGACGGCAAGACCTATATCCTCAACCTGATGGACACGCCCGGGCACGTCGACTTCGCCTACGAGGTCTCGCGCTCGCTCAAGGCCTGCGAGGGCTCGCTCCTCGTCGTCGACGCCTCCCAGGGCGTCGAGGCGCAGACGCTGGCCAACGTCTACCAGGCGCTGGACGCCGACCACGAGATCGTCCCGGTCCTCAACAAGATCGACCTGCCCGCGGCCGAGCCCGAGCGCGTGAAGGAGCAGATCGAGGACGTGATCGGCCTGGACGCGTCCGACGCCGTGCCGATCTCGGCCAAGACCGGGCTCAACATCGATCTCGTGCTCGAGGCCATCGTCACGCGCCTGCCGCCGCCCAAGGGCGACAGGGCGGCGCCGCTCAAGGCGATGCTCGTCGATTCGTGGTACGACCCCTATCTCGGCGTCATCGTGCTCGTGCGCGTCATGGACGGCGTGCTCAGGAAGGGCATGACCGTGAAGATGATGGGCACGGACGCGGATTACGAGGTCGACCGGGTCGGCGTCTTCCGCCCGAAGATGCAGCCCCTCGACGAGCTCGGCCCCGGCGAGGTCGGCTTCATCACGGCCGCCATCAAGGAGGTGGCCGACACCCGCGTCGGCGACACCATCACCGAGACGAAGCGGCCCACGACCGAGATGCTGCCGGGCTTCAAGCCGGCGCAACCGGTGGTGTTCTGCGGCCTGTTCCCCGTCGACGCCGCCGATTTCGAGGACCTGCGCGCGGCCATGGGGCGGCTTCGCCTCAACGACGCGAGCTTCTCCTACGAGATGGAAAGCTCGGCGGCGCTCGGCTTCGGCTTCCGCTGCGGCTTCCTCGGGCTGCTCCACCTCGAGATCATCCAGGAGCGGCTCGAGCGCGAGTTCAATCTCGACCTGATCTCGACCGCACCGTCGGTGGTCTACAAGCTCAACCTGCGCGACGGCGAGACGGTCGAGCTCCACAATCCGGCCGACATGCCGGACGTGATGAAGATCGAGTCGATCGAGGAGCCCTGGATCCGCGCCACCATCCTGACGCCGGACGATCATCTCGGCGCGGTGCTCAAGCTGTGCCAGGACCGCCGCGGCATCCAGATCGACCTGAACTACGTCGGCAAGCGCGCCATGGTCGTCTACGACCTGCCGCTGAACGAGGTGGTGTTCGACTTCTACGACCGGCTGAAGTCGATCTCGCGCGGCTACGCCTCGTTCGACTACCAGATCACCGACTATCGCGAGGGCGACCTCGTCAAGATGTCGATCCTCGTCAACGCCGAGCCGGTGGACGCGCTCTCCATGCTGGTCCACCGCACCCGCGCCGAGGCGCGCGGGCGCGTGATGTGCGAGAAGCTGAAGGATCTCATCCCGCAGCATCTCTTCCAGATCCCGATCCAGGCCGCGATCGGCGGCAAGATCATCGCCCGCGAGACCATCCGCGCGTTGAGGAAGGACGTCACCGCCAAGTGCTACGGCGGCGACGTCTCGCGCAAGCGCAAGCTCCTCGACAAGCAGAAGGAGGGCAAGAAGAAGATGCGCCAGTTCGGCCGCGTCGAGATCCCGCAGGAGGCGTTCATCGCCGCGCTGAAGATGGATTCGTGA
- a CDS encoding sugar phosphate isomerase/epimerase yields MTEIPVGMSADVARSDVTDLAAELDRLERLDVDIVEIPLLSLDMIAHGRVLPGPLARLVEACAGRGIGYSVHAAIGLNFFSAPEHLPLHFDVLRASLDVAARIGARHLVMHTGFCSARAGDIEERFARQREWLARGAVEAAARDCVLCVENVPPTGGDMYTAAPSRLAREIAAIGDAHVRATLDVSHGYLYAGATGADAFAEVAAVAPHARHVHLHDSFGRPGDLFFAYTDAEKMHFGLGDLHLPLGWGAIPFERLMREATFDTGVVFMIELPERFACEAAATLAEARRLAALARAAS; encoded by the coding sequence ATGACGGAAATTCCGGTCGGGATGAGCGCCGACGTCGCGCGCAGCGACGTCACGGACCTCGCAGCCGAGCTCGATCGCCTGGAGCGGCTCGACGTGGACATCGTCGAGATTCCGCTCCTGTCGCTCGACATGATCGCGCACGGCCGCGTGCTGCCGGGGCCCCTCGCGCGGCTGGTCGAGGCCTGCGCCGGGCGCGGGATCGGCTACAGCGTGCATGCGGCGATCGGGCTGAACTTCTTCAGCGCGCCGGAGCACCTGCCGCTGCATTTCGACGTGCTGCGGGCGTCCCTCGACGTGGCGGCGCGGATCGGGGCGCGGCATCTCGTCATGCACACGGGCTTCTGCTCCGCGCGGGCGGGGGACATCGAGGAGCGCTTCGCCCGGCAGCGCGAGTGGCTCGCCCGCGGCGCCGTCGAGGCGGCCGCGCGCGACTGCGTGCTGTGCGTCGAGAACGTGCCGCCCACCGGAGGCGACATGTACACCGCCGCGCCCTCGCGGCTCGCCCGCGAGATCGCCGCGATCGGCGACGCGCACGTGCGCGCGACGCTCGACGTCTCGCACGGCTATCTCTACGCCGGAGCGACCGGCGCGGACGCCTTCGCCGAGGTCGCGGCCGTCGCGCCGCACGCGCGCCACGTCCACCTGCACGATTCCTTCGGCCGCCCAGGCGATCTCTTCTTCGCCTACACCGACGCCGAGAAGATGCATTTCGGGCTCGGCGACCTGCACCTGCCCCTGGGCTGGGGCGCCATCCCCTTCGAGCGGCTGATGCGCGAGGCGACCTTCGACACGGGCGTCGTCTTCATGATCGAGCTGCCGGAGCGCTTCGCCTGCGAGGCGGCCGCGACCCTCGCCGAGGCGCGCCGGCTGGCGGCTCTGGCGCGGGCGGCCTCGTGA